DNA sequence from the Micropterus dolomieu isolate WLL.071019.BEF.003 ecotype Adirondacks unplaced genomic scaffold, ASM2129224v1 contig_13296, whole genome shotgun sequence genome:
AAAAAGGACAAGGTGACAAACCTAAACAGGAAAAAATGTGTGCACCACGTCTATGATAACACCACATGTCTGTAACACGCCCGCTCTGCGACACTAGAAGTTTTTCACCCTCCCTGAAAAAAATCGTAGGGGAAACATTGAACAAGCCatacaactatagtattttgcaacaGAAAATGTCGGGATTCAGCGCATacaactgtgttgttgttttctaaaTCTATAAGTGGAGTTTGGTTTGCAGTCTCTGTTGTGCTTGAGCCAGTCTTTTGTAATAAATTGTTATAGATTACCCAGCAGTATAAAGTCACTGATATTagcctttaccagctgcaacattagtaatgcttacacattaatgcatcactaattaTAATCCAGTAATATAATTTTGCCTTTCTGTATAAAGAGTACTTTAATTTTTGATAGTAAATTTTGATTCTACTTAcgtacttttacttaagcaaGTAAAGAAGAAGTTCTTAAATTGTGAATGCAGAAATTGTACTTGTAACAGTgtattttacacttttactgAAGTGAAACACTTATTTTGCCACTGATATAGGCCAATTGTCAATTAATTTACATTACCATCAAACGCTTGCACATCTTTCTTCTGCGTTCTGAGTTAATTGGTGTGATTTTAAAAGTAGCACATATTTTCATACTGCTCTGTGATCTGTAGGTAGGTGTGTACCTAAACGGAACAGAGGACGATCCAGGGTCCGTGGCCGTCTACTTCTACCTGACCTCAGGCCCAAACGACAGCGACCTCGAGTGGCCGTGTCCGTGGCAGCAGGCAACTATGGTCCTGATGGATCAGCAATCTGACATCAGACAGCAAATGAACGCGCATCTAATGGTCACCACCGACCCTGACGAGATGTTCTCTAATGGTAAGAGTACGGTGGATAACGTTAAGTGTAGCAAGCTTGACTATCCACTCATTCTGAATGGATTTTAGTGAGTTGTGTTTGTCAAACAGGGAATGACAGCTCACCTGTTTCTCTCAGGCACTGAGTACTACTGGGACAATCCCAGGGAGGTGGGCTCTAAAGTGACTGATGAGTCTGATGGCAGCTTTTACTATCGAGGACCAGGCTTTGGAACAAGTACCTTCATCTCCCACAGCTGGCTAAAGAGCAGGAACTTCATCAAAGGAGACGATGccttcttcctcttcagtcTGGAAGGTGTGGAGTCTTTCAGACACTAATTAGACAACGAGACAGGACCAAAATATCACACACAGCTATACTGTATATCTAAGATCTCCATCACAGCTGTCGTCTACTTTGTCCTCAGACATATCAGGTCTACTGGTATCTCAGCCTCTTCCCCGCTCTGCAGTCCATGCTGATTCCAGTCTGATGAAGGCTGCAGACCAAGGTGCTCCACAAGGAGCTGCTAATAACCCCACAGTGGTCATAGCGATGGCAGCGTCTGCGGCAGCAGCCATGTTGGTGGTGTTCATGCTGATCGTAGTGAACGCCTGGAGGGTGAGGAAGAGACGGCAGGAGAGTGATGAGGTGTTGATCACAAAGAACATGCCTGGATTCATGGAAGTGAGTTACATTAGATCATTCACATAATTCTAAATTaggttaataataatttactgtaAACTCTAAAGCAAACTGTAAACTCTTAGTTTCTGTTTGGAAAATCTGAGCTAAatgtctctctgtttcattACAGGAGAGAACATCTCTTCTCATCACTCCATGATGTCCcgatcaaagaaaaaaaatcagcactTACTAGAAGAGAGAGGGCATTACCAAATGATCTCTATAATCAGAGTGTCACCTGAATCCTTTTCTTGTATAATCTGA
Encoded proteins:
- the LOC123966372 gene encoding uncharacterized protein LOC123966372, with translation QGQQEQDQQEQDQQEQGQQEQDQQEQGQQEQGQQEQRTLPPPSGWEETLRTITQPEYSVLSESTKNGRHSAVLWLKQRYYPLSVESSPTSREDARVKVRLARLHLEREEREREHQLRRELEVEAAIRMLLWLKQRYYPLSVESSPTSRKDARLKACSSLSVQDSLSYEKVKRAILLVNELVPEAYRQCFRALTKGVGVYLNGTEDDPGSVAVYFYLTSGPNDSDLEWPCPWQQATMVLMDQQSDIRQQMNAHLMVTTDPDEMFSNGTEYYWDNPREVGSKVTDESDGSFYYRGPGFGTSTFISHSWLKSRNFIKGDDAFFLFSLEDISGLLVSQPLPRSAVHADSSLMKAADQGAPQGAANNPTVVIAMAASAAAAMLVVFMLIVVNAWRVRKRRQESDEVLITKNMPGFMEERTSLLITP